The following are from one region of the Marinomonas sp. CT5 genome:
- a CDS encoding PhoH family protein yields the protein METTQTTQQIRLVPAEADALARLCGQLDENIKLIEKRLGVSIKYRAELFDISGDDSEHVAATKTLLENLYREALANTIISPETLHLYLQESAIESLTSSKREKADQLVIKTRKAFIKPKGKNQQGYVKQIRKHDINFGIGPAGTGKTYLAVACAVEALEADRVERIMLVRPAVEAGEKLGFLPGDLSQKIDPYLRPLYDALYEMLGFELVDKLIEKNVIEIAPLAFMRGRTLNNAFIILDESQNTTREQMKMFLTRIGFGSTAVITGDTTQIDLPRGTSSGLAQAMHVLKDVNGISTTQFGSSDVVRHPLVQRIVEAYDKFDIEVEAEKKARTEARLNAQAEQSESSK from the coding sequence TTGGAAACCACACAGACAACTCAACAAATCCGCTTAGTTCCTGCCGAAGCCGACGCTTTGGCTAGACTATGCGGTCAACTCGACGAAAACATCAAACTAATCGAAAAACGCCTTGGTGTTTCTATTAAATATCGTGCCGAGCTATTCGATATTTCTGGTGATGATTCAGAACACGTTGCAGCAACAAAAACGCTATTAGAGAACCTCTATCGCGAAGCGTTGGCGAATACGATTATCTCTCCAGAAACGCTTCACCTTTACTTGCAAGAATCAGCCATTGAATCTTTGACGAGCAGTAAAAGAGAAAAAGCGGATCAGCTGGTTATTAAAACTCGCAAAGCCTTTATCAAGCCTAAAGGCAAAAACCAACAAGGCTACGTAAAACAAATTCGTAAACACGATATCAACTTTGGTATTGGGCCTGCTGGTACGGGTAAAACTTACTTAGCCGTCGCGTGTGCTGTCGAAGCGCTTGAAGCCGATCGCGTAGAACGCATTATGTTGGTTCGTCCTGCTGTGGAAGCCGGTGAGAAACTGGGTTTCCTACCCGGTGATTTATCGCAAAAAATCGATCCATACTTGCGCCCTCTTTATGACGCGCTATATGAAATGCTGGGCTTTGAGTTAGTCGATAAGCTCATTGAAAAAAATGTTATTGAAATTGCGCCTTTGGCCTTTATGCGTGGTCGTACCTTAAATAACGCCTTCATCATTCTAGATGAGAGCCAAAACACCACTCGTGAGCAAATGAAAATGTTTTTGACACGTATTGGTTTCGGCTCCACGGCCGTCATCACAGGTGATACGACTCAGATCGATTTGCCTCGCGGCACGTCATCCGGTTTAGCGCAAGCGATGCATGTATTAAAAGACGTGAACGGCATCAGCACAACCCAGTTTGGTTCTTCCGATGTCGTTCGTCATCCGCTGGTTCAACGTATTGTTGAAGCTTATGACAAATTTGATATTGAAGTCGAAGCCGAGAAAAAAGCACGTACTGAAGCACGCTTGAACGCCCAAGCAGAACAGTCAGAGAGTAGTAAATAA
- the ybeY gene encoding rRNA maturation RNase YbeY, translating into MATLELDLQLATEDASNLPSEADFKRWVEKALPNSDEEFEVTIRIVDEEESHALNHEYRGKDKPTNVLSFPFEAPPGLELPLLGDLVICSQIVAKEAAEQDKELFHHWAHMTIHGILHLRGYDHINDDEADEMESIETELLASLSIPDPYLIKE; encoded by the coding sequence ATGGCCACATTAGAGCTGGATTTACAGCTTGCCACGGAAGATGCTTCTAACTTACCAAGCGAAGCAGATTTTAAACGTTGGGTCGAAAAGGCCCTTCCAAACTCAGATGAAGAGTTTGAAGTAACCATTCGCATCGTCGATGAGGAAGAAAGCCACGCACTTAATCACGAGTACCGTGGTAAAGACAAACCGACCAATGTTTTATCTTTCCCATTCGAGGCCCCTCCGGGGTTAGAGCTTCCCTTATTGGGCGATTTGGTCATCTGCAGTCAAATCGTGGCAAAAGAAGCCGCGGAGCAAGATAAAGAATTATTCCATCATTGGGCGCATATGACGATTCATGGCATCTTGCATTTACGCGGCTATGATCATATAAATGATGATGAAGCAGATGAAATGGAATCGATCGAAACAGAATTACTGGCTTCCTTATCGATTCCCGATCCTTATTTGATTAAAGAGTGA
- a CDS encoding transporter associated domain-containing protein, whose translation MSDDRSSLSNDQQKSWFERLTQAFNDEPRSRGDIVKLLEAAVKSDVIDRDAFTIVEGALEVSEVQARDIMIPPSQMVVIKSEDDPKTSLRKVIDSSHSRFPVVGEDSDEILGVLLAKDLLPLLFKSDDITIEDILARLRPANFIPESKRLNVLLNDFRTKRYHMALVLDEYGSVSGLVTIEDVLEQIVGEIEDETDKLDDEGIQVTNDPGVYLVPALCTVEDFNEFFKVEFNEEEFDTIGGILVQQFGHVPLRDEELAFSNFHFRIVKSDGRRIKTIQVTKPTPTPISE comes from the coding sequence ATGAGTGACGACCGATCGAGTTTATCCAACGATCAACAAAAATCTTGGTTTGAACGTCTAACCCAAGCATTCAATGATGAACCACGCAGCCGTGGTGATATCGTAAAACTTCTAGAAGCCGCAGTGAAATCCGATGTAATTGATCGTGATGCCTTTACCATTGTTGAAGGCGCACTAGAGGTGTCAGAAGTACAAGCGCGAGACATTATGATTCCACCATCGCAAATGGTGGTCATTAAGTCCGAAGACGACCCTAAAACTTCTCTGCGTAAAGTAATTGATTCCTCTCACTCGCGTTTTCCTGTCGTTGGAGAAGATTCCGATGAAATACTCGGTGTACTATTAGCAAAAGATTTACTGCCACTACTATTTAAATCAGACGATATTACGATAGAGGATATTTTAGCTCGTCTTCGTCCAGCAAACTTCATTCCTGAAAGTAAACGTTTAAACGTCTTGTTAAATGACTTTCGTACCAAACGTTATCATATGGCATTAGTGCTAGATGAATACGGCAGCGTTTCGGGCTTAGTAACCATTGAAGATGTACTGGAGCAGATTGTTGGCGAAATAGAAGATGAAACCGATAAGCTGGATGACGAAGGTATTCAGGTTACCAACGACCCAGGCGTTTACCTAGTACCCGCATTGTGTACTGTCGAAGACTTTAACGAGTTTTTCAAAGTAGAATTCAACGAAGAAGAATTCGACACTATTGGCGGAATTCTTGTTCAACAATTTGGCCATGTCCCTTTAAGAGATGAAGAGCTAGCATTTAGCAACTTCCATTTTCGTATAGTGAAATCTGATGGGCGCCGAATTAAAACCATACAAGTCACTAAACCTACTCCAACACCAATATCTGAGTAA